The Deinococcus roseus genome window below encodes:
- a CDS encoding ATP-grasp domain-containing protein produces MSHLMMLEQTLWVLEQKIANPIYDFSFEHLFACGHPYQVPAAIKAIARIGAIEDYPALYQAWLDQGVHLVNTPEEHVRASELPGWYPLLQDLTPGSIWFDHLPTPQEIEDQLDFPIFIKGARQTSKHQSSLCVARDSAELQTILQEYQQDPILHWQTLVCRELLALRILQAGQGDQLPVAFEFRMFWYRGELAGVGRYWLDGPMYSATPAEMAALLSTARTATQRLNVPFLVVDVAQTAAGHWVVIECNDAQESGYAGVSAVALWQRMIKIEKNGF; encoded by the coding sequence ATGAGCCACCTGATGATGCTGGAACAGACCCTGTGGGTTCTGGAGCAGAAAATTGCAAATCCCATTTATGATTTTTCCTTTGAACACCTTTTTGCCTGCGGCCATCCTTACCAGGTTCCTGCAGCAATAAAGGCCATTGCCAGAATTGGAGCCATAGAGGATTATCCTGCGCTTTATCAGGCGTGGCTGGATCAGGGGGTTCATCTGGTCAACACCCCTGAAGAACACGTGCGTGCGTCAGAATTACCAGGGTGGTATCCCCTTTTGCAAGACCTGACCCCAGGAAGCATCTGGTTTGATCACCTGCCCACACCTCAGGAAATTGAAGACCAATTGGACTTTCCCATTTTCATCAAAGGTGCCCGCCAGACCAGCAAACACCAGTCATCCCTGTGCGTCGCTCGAGATTCTGCAGAGTTGCAAACCATTCTGCAGGAGTACCAGCAAGATCCCATTCTGCACTGGCAAACCCTGGTGTGCAGGGAACTCCTGGCCCTCAGAATCCTGCAAGCAGGTCAGGGAGACCAGCTGCCTGTGGCTTTTGAATTTCGCATGTTCTGGTATCGGGGAGAACTGGCTGGTGTGGGAAGGTACTGGCTGGATGGCCCCATGTATTCAGCCACACCAGCAGAAATGGCAGCCCTGCTTTCCACCGCCAGGACTGCCACACAACGGTTGAACGTTCCTTTTCTGGTGGTGGATGTGGCCCAGACCGCAGCAGGTCACTGGGTGGTCATTGAATGCAATGATGCTCAGGAAAGTGGATATGCAGGCGTTTCTGCGGTGGCCCTCTGGCAAAGAATGATCAAAATTGAAAAAAACGGTTTTTGA